The stretch of DNA AGGTTTGTTTGTGAAACATCTAGGTATCTAGTTAAGATATTTTGTATGACTATGTGAGTCTTTTAGAAATGTAAGATTAGAGTGCTTGTTGTAATTGAAAATATTGGTATTTGGATTTCATGgttttaaatttggaatttcatttcagatttctgatttttacaatttaaattaattttttttggacaaatacACAATTAGCCACAAAATAATTAGACACAAATTCGTAGCTAGGCTAGTCACCAAGTAGCTACAGATACTTCATGGCAGAAAATATGGTCCTTCGTGACTAAATTTGCCACGAAACGTGGGTGATAATTACGTAGCTAAACAGACACGAAAAAGCCATGAATTAAATTAGTTACGAGGCTATAGACACGATTTTTTTTCGTGGCTATATAATGAAATAGTCACGAATTTTATAGTTCAGCCATAAAAATTTTAGTAGCTATACgtgttttttttactagtgaTCGTAAATCGTTTACGAACGACATCGTTTTCAAAGAGTCGGACTTTGTGACATGTTACGCTTCAAACgatgaagaaaccaaaaggGTTACAAGGGTTTCTTTCATTCGCTTCATGCTTGGATGGGTTTTGAGACTTTCAGCTCAAGCCATCGAAAGTTTCGACCTTTATATATCAAAGCCGATGGGTTTTGAAACACATATCAACTCGCTGATGGAATTCGCAGTTCCCTCAAATACACTATATTGTCTTATATATTCTTTAGATTGTTTCACTTATGCTATATGTGAAATACACAATTACTATATGTTGCTTACAATCTTACATACACACCCATTGTTTTTGAAACTCAGTacgtttaaatttttgtaagaggaaatttgtaaaaatatactagaataacaataatttttataaaatagatgctcattctatttttttgacaactaaCATTTTAAATGCCAAttaactaaattattatttatccTCACTAGTTACTAGCTAGAGATTACAAACATtacttatatataatcataatcaaatatccaataatcGTACTAGTGaacaatatatgttttgttcaataatcaaattatataacacATAGGGTTTATGTGATTTCCTAGGGAATCAGAGCCGTGCCTCCGTGAGGCAAAAGTAAACTCTCGCCTACGGCCaaatttttgggaaaaattataaaagataatATACTTCAATTTATTGCAATAACTAGCTAGAGAAAGGCTTAccttatatatagaaacaacgtggtattttaaatattagatatttttaatcTAGAGTAacgttaaaacttaaaactgagtggaccaaaaatcaaacattggAAATACAAATAGTGATAActtatatattcatattcagAGATTAATATAGTTATGTTGCCACTTTTTATACCAAAAagttgttttagaaatttttgatttatatgaattataaaaGGATAAAAATTTCCAACACCGCCTCCGGCCTCCATATCTCTAAGCATAATGGATGTAAGCCATGTCGAGAAGGAATTGTTAACCATCTTGAGTTCGGCATTGACGTCTCTCATCGTAAATGAAATAACTACGAAAGTAGAGAAGGCTACCAGTAAACACAAAAATGTTGTGAGCTTTGTGGGAACCTCCATTGTAAGAGAATATGAGATTGAGAAAAATTCATAAGTCAAGAAAGGATGAAATGTTTGGATTCAATTATCTTGGGGTCTGGTTGTCTTAAATACGGATTTTATTAGTAGTTTTATGCGGGTTTTATACGACATAAAAAAGTAGTTTTCTACTGTTTGTATTATTTAGAGTCTTTTCAAGTTAATTAtgaaaaaacaaggaaaatataaagcaaaaacaaggaaaatataaagcaaaaacaaagcATTAGAATAAGATATGTTTTTCAAAAGTTTGGCATTTGTTTAAGAACTTCCCGACctatatttgttttatgatcTTTATGGTGTTGGAGAGCTGGAAGAGTTAGGGGGTGTAAAAATCATTTGAAGTAATTAGTGTCAAAATAACAAATCATGTATCAAGATCAAACAATCAAATTGCTGTTTTTCTTGCAAAAACTATTGAAACACAAATTTTCTCTATCATCATTATGTGTTCCTCAATTCCAAACAGCTTACATTGTTATCATGTTCAATctctattttaataaaatgcagaagttacaaaaaaaaacaaaaagaaacaaacaaaacaaaacgaaacatGCATCATTCAACCATGAATCtgaaaactcttttaaaattcagtgatattaaaatagttattaggaaaagTATTTTAGATCTAATGCTACTGGAAAAGGATtgctttaattaaaattaaaaatatatatctaaattttatggtttaagtGGTATATTTAGTGAAATCTTACAACAAATCTTAAAATTCAcctaaaattatcaaaattatataataatgattaaaactcaaatgatataaaatataggTTTGAATGCATCTCCTTTATCTTTAAGTTTGagttatatttttccaaaaagttAGATACCCATagtcaataataataaattatgtactttaggtaaataactaaatgataaaaatattattaaaagataaTCAACTTTTtgactaaaattttttttttttgctaatataaatcaaattattttattaaagaatGCATTATAAATAGACAGCACTGTTGAATAGCTAAGCACACCAATTCTCTCTGAGTCctttcttttccaaaatcaCAAACAATGGATTCAAGAAGAAACCAAGACAAAATATCCAGTTTACCAGATTTCATTCTGGTTCTGATCATCTCTACCTTGCCATTGAACCAAGCTGTGAAGACAAGTCTCCTCTCGAAGCGCTGGAGGAATCTTTATCGTAAATCGATTACGAATGACATCGTTTTCAAAGAGTCGGACTTTGTGACATGTTATGCTTCAAACgatgaagaaaccaaaaggGTTACTAGGGTTTCTTTCATTTGCTTCATGCTTGGATGGGTTTTGAGACTTTCAGCTCAAGCCATCGAAAGTTTCGACCTTTATATATCAAAGCCGATGGGTTTTGAAACACATATCAACTCGCTGATGGAATTCGCAGTTCCCTCAAATACACTAATATTGTCTTATATATTCTTTAGATTGTTTCACTTATGCTATATGTGAAATACACAATTACTATATGTTGCTTACAATCTTACATACACACCCATTGTTTTTGAAACTCAGTacgtttaaatttttgtaagaggaaatttgtaaaaatatactagaataacattaattttttaaaaatagatgttcattctatttttttgaaaattaacattttaaatgccaattaactaaattattatttatccTCATTAGTTACTAGCTAGAGATTACAAACATtacttatatataatcataatcaaatatccaataatcGTACTAGTGAACAATATATCTTTTGTTCAATAATCAAAGTATATAACACATAGGGTTTATGTGATTTCCTAGGGAATCAGAGCCGTACCTCCGTGAGGCAAAAGTAAACTATCGACTACGGCCaaatttttgggaaaaattataaaagataatATACTTCAATTTATTGCAATAACTAGGTAGAGAAAGGCTTACCTTTTATATGGAAACAACGTggtattttaaatattagatatttttaatcTAGAGTAACGTTAAAACTGATTggaccaaaaatcaaacattgaAAATACAGATTGTGTTAACCTATATATTCATATTCTGAGATTAATATAGTTATGTTGCCACTTTTTATACCAAAAagttgttttagaaatttttgatttatatgaattataaaagaaaaataatttccaACACCGTCTCTGCCCTCCATATCTCTAAGCACAATGGATGTAAGCCATGTCGAGAAGGAATTGTTAACCATATTGAGTTCGGCATCGACATCTCTCATCGTAAATGAAATAACTACGAAAGTGGAGAAGGCTACCAGGAAACAGAAAAATGTTGTTAGCTTTGTGGGAACCTCCATTGTAAGAGAATATGAGATTGAGAAAAATTCATAAGTCAAGAAAGGATGAGATGTTTGGATTCAATTCTCTTTGGGTCTGGTTGTCTTAAATACGGCTTTTATTAGTAGTTTTATGCGGGTTTTATACGACATAAAAAAGTAGTTTTCTACTGTTTGTATTATTTAGAGTCTTTTCAAGTTAATTATgcaaaaacaaggaaaatataaagcaaaaacaaggaaaatataaagcaaaacaaagcattAGAATAAGAGATGTTTTTCAAATTAAGTTTGGCATTCGTTTAAAAACTTCCCGACCGACATTTGTTTTATGATCTTTATGGTGttggaaagctggaagagttaGGGGGTGTAACAAATCATTTGAAGTAATTACTGTCAAAATAATCATGTATCAAGATCAAACAATCAAATTGCTGATTTTCTTGCAAAAACTAATGAACACAAATTTTCTCTATCATCATTATGTTCCTCAATTCCTTATTAACAGCTTACATTGTAATCATGTTCAATctctattttaataaaatgcaNaaaaaaaaaaaaaaaaaaaaaaaaaaaacatgcatcaTTCAACCATGAATCttagaaacttttttaaaattcagtGTTATTATAATAGGTATTGggaaaagtattttaaaatctaatgttACTGGAAAAGGATtgctttaattaaaaattaaaatatatatttaaagtttatgaTTTAAGTGGTATATTTAGGAAAATCTTACAACAAATCTTACCAACTTCTTTAAATTcacctaaaatcatcaaaattatctAATAATGATTAAAACtcaaatgatataaaatataggTTTAAATGCATCTCCTTTATCTTTAAGTTTGagttatatttttccaaaaagttAGATACCCATagtcaataataataaattatgtactttaggtaaataactaaatgataaaaatattattaaaagataatcaactttttgacaattttttttttttttttgctaatataaatcaaattattttattaaataatgcACTATAAATAGACAACCAGTCATATCAATCACATCTTATATCAAAGCTCGCgcacaaacatatataaataaacaacaCCGTTGAATAGCTAAACACACCAACTTGTTCTGAATCctttcttttccaaaatcaCAAACAATGGATTCAAGAACAAACCAAGACAAAATATCCAGTTTACCAGATTTCATTCTGGTTCTGATCATCTCTACCTTGCCATTGAACCAAGCTGTGAAGACAAGTCTCCTCTCGAAGCGCTGGAGGAATCTTTATCGTAAATCGATTACGAACGACATCGTTTTCAAAGAGTCGGACTTTACGACATGTTATGCTTCAGAcgatgaagaaaccaaaaaggtTACTAGGGTTTCTTTCATTTGCTTCATGCTTGGATCGGTTTTGAGACTTTCAGCTCAAGCCATCGAAAGTTTCGACCTTTATATATCAAAGCCGATGGGTTTTGAAATACATATCAACTCTCTGATGGAATTCGCAGTTTCCAAACAAATCAAGAATCTAGTTCTTGATTTCTCAGACCCTTCGTGGACTACCAATGATGAAGCAAGTGTGGTTCAATTGCCTGAATGCGTTTATAATCTAATAAACCTCGAGTCATTGAAGCTATTCGCTTGCGGGTTTGATCCATCAAGGCTCACAAACCCGGGTTCGCTAAAAGTTCTCTCTTTTGGTTGGATCCAACTCAAAGGAATCATGTCTTTGATATCAACATCTCCTATGCTCGAGAGTCTAAGCATTCAGAATTGCTGGGACATTGGTCTAGAAATGATAACCGGATATAACAACCGGTTAAGAGAATTGGTATTCGAGAATTGCGATTTCTCCGTGCCTTATTCAACACTCGAATTGCCCAATATTCTGATCTTCAAGTACTCTGGAAAAGTTCATTACTTTGAGTTCTTGAGCGTGAATAGGATAATGACAGAAGCATATTTGGATTTTGGGGCAGA from Camelina sativa cultivar DH55 chromosome 9, Cs, whole genome shotgun sequence encodes:
- the LOC104715934 gene encoding F-box protein At3g62230-like → MDSRTNQDKISSLPDFILVLIISTLPLNQAVKTSLLSKRWRNLYRKSITNDIVFKESDFTTCYASDDEETKKVTRVSFICFMLGSVLRLSAQAIESFDLYISKPMGFEIHINSLMEFAVSKQIKNLVLDFSDPSWTTNDEASVVQLPECVYNLINLESLKLFACGFDPSRLTNPGSLKVLSFGWIQLKGIMSLISTSPMLESLSIQNCWDIGLEMITGYNNRLRELVFENCDFSVPYSTLELPNILIFKYSGKVHYFEFLSVNRIMTEAYLDFGAETEYDDGTGTQLCGLLYDLLSARTLTVCPFLIQLIQDGEDPVRLRQPMETRHLVMKTNLLPNEFVGIRLMINGWPDLETLTFQMVAPRPVPVSTSAIAPDTYWKFNLNHRCLKKTLKVVELKNFTGGSYELHVLEFLIRFGRVLERVDLYLPNELEESQKLLASAEAQKVRTFEKASEHLSIILHNG